A stretch of the Clostridiales bacterium genome encodes the following:
- a CDS encoding carbohydrate ABC transporter substrate-binding protein, with protein MKKLLCTVLAALLAMVPMACFSGVHAEPGGAFQPRLDPDTSCEITVIGSYSNFEALEAEFDSFNEFYPDVELSYVKPDDYNNLLGTILESSSAPNIFFSFTGMYGNESYATVLAHMEDLSDPALGLDLECIRPSLLGRDADGQLLMVPVFARNYGMLVNNDLFRKEGLQVPSTWEELLAVCEAFRAKGYASPLMGYSAGSSSSLMNSLVYPEVVAALAASPEMLKAANEMDPAAGECLRPGLERMMQLIESGYINLEKCNEITDNYTQVILRFFEGDVPMMICTGDTVSGTGKRESQSEAFSKAPFTYSFTPVPLSDAGGYFVDSPSVEFSVNKTCDNLDMTNEFMRFLVSRQELNRMASVKRLVTPTTDLSFDSVYEPFGWVPAERILSPEVIGITDPLAGQVRNAAYQVGTGTLTVDEAVSQYGSLK; from the coding sequence ATGAAAAAACTGCTTTGTACCGTCCTGGCCGCCCTGCTTGCAATGGTGCCGATGGCCTGCTTCTCCGGGGTTCACGCGGAACCCGGCGGGGCGTTCCAGCCGAGGCTGGACCCGGACACCAGCTGCGAAATCACCGTCATCGGCAGCTATTCCAACTTCGAGGCGCTCGAGGCGGAATTCGACAGCTTCAATGAGTTTTATCCCGATGTGGAGCTCAGCTACGTAAAACCGGATGACTACAATAACCTGCTGGGAACCATCCTGGAAAGCAGCAGCGCCCCGAACATCTTCTTCTCCTTTACAGGGATGTACGGGAACGAAAGCTACGCGACCGTCCTGGCCCATATGGAGGATCTTTCCGATCCCGCCCTGGGCCTGGACCTGGAATGCATCCGCCCCAGCCTGCTGGGCCGGGACGCCGATGGCCAGCTGCTGATGGTGCCGGTTTTCGCCCGGAACTACGGCATGCTGGTCAACAATGACCTGTTCAGAAAGGAAGGGCTGCAGGTCCCCTCCACCTGGGAAGAGCTGCTGGCGGTATGCGAAGCATTCCGTGCCAAAGGATATGCAAGTCCGCTGATGGGCTACAGTGCGGGCTCTTCCAGCTCCCTGATGAACTCCCTGGTCTATCCGGAAGTCGTGGCCGCCCTCGCCGCCAGTCCGGAGATGCTGAAAGCCGCCAATGAGATGGATCCCGCCGCGGGCGAATGCTTGCGTCCGGGACTGGAGCGGATGATGCAGCTCATCGAAAGCGGATATATCAACCTGGAAAAATGCAATGAGATCACCGATAACTACACCCAGGTCATTCTCCGCTTCTTCGAGGGAGACGTCCCCATGATGATCTGCACAGGCGACACCGTGTCCGGAACCGGCAAGCGGGAAAGCCAGTCCGAGGCGTTCTCCAAAGCGCCTTTCACCTATTCCTTCACCCCCGTTCCCCTGTCCGATGCCGGCGGGTATTTTGTCGACAGTCCGTCTGTGGAATTCTCCGTCAACAAAACCTGTGACAACCTGGATATGACCAACGAGTTCATGCGTTTCCTGGTCAGCCGGCAGGAGCTGAACAGGATGGCCTCGGTAAAGCGCCTGGTAACGCCGACTACCGACCTCTCCTTCGACTCCGTATACGAGCCGTTCGGCTGGGTCCCCGCTGAACGGATCCTGTCCCCGGAAGTGATCGGGATCACGGATCCCCTGGCTGGCCAGGTGCGGAACGCGGCTTACCAGGTCGGCACCGGTACCCTCACGGTGGATGAAGCGGTCAGCCAGTACGGATCCCTCAAGTAA